From the Lathyrus oleraceus cultivar Zhongwan6 chromosome 4, CAAS_Psat_ZW6_1.0, whole genome shotgun sequence genome, one window contains:
- the LOC127137783 gene encoding uncharacterized protein LOC127137783: MNLDYLKSPKINGLEDTLVHPLSLDKARRMLSEFNISYLIIDISRREMIENQNPKKSTEESEPKEKEESNKETLEKKEPYVPPPPYKPPIPYPQRLVKTKDVGQFRKFVDLLKQLNVTIPFTEAITQMPSYDSETVTLPAECSAIIQNMPPKLKDPGSFSIPCHIGKFVIDKALCDLGAGISVMPLSICKKLEMGELRPTKMSVQLADRSIKYPVGILENVPVRIGQFYIPTDFTIMDIREDDTTPIILGRPFLATAGAIIDVKRGRLTFEVGEEKIEFILSQFLKAPAIEDT, encoded by the exons ATGAACCTGGATTATCTAAAATCTCCGAAGATAAATGGTCTAGAAGATACACTT GTACACCCTTTATCGTTAGACAAAGCTCGAAGGATGCTATCGGAGTTCAACATCAGTTATTTAATCATCGATATTAGTCGAAGAGAAAT gatagaaaaccaaaaccctaagaaatctactgaggaaagtgaacctaaggaaaaggaagagagtaataaggaaaccctagaaaagaaggaaccttatgtacctccaccaccttacaaaccacctataccttaccctcaaaggcttgttaaaaccaaagatgtaggccaatttagaaaatttgttgatctccttaaacaattaaacgttacaattccgtttaccgaagctattacgcagatgccttcatat gatagcgaaaccgttacactccctgccgaatgtagcgctataatccaaaacatgccccctaaactcaaggatccgggtagtttctctataccctgtcacataggaaaatttgtcatcgacaaagccttatgcgatttaggagccggaattagcgttatgcctttatccatatgtaagaaactggaaatgggagaattaagaccgaccaaaatgtctgtgcaattagcagatcgttccatcaaatatcctgtaggaatccttgaaaacgttcccgtacgcataggtcagttttacattcccactgacttcacaattatggacattagagaagatgatacgacacctattatactaggaagaccattcttagcaactgccggtgcaatcatagacgtaaaacgaggacgactcaccttcgaagtaggtgaagagaaaattgaattcattctttcccaattcttgaaagcacctgcaatagaagataca